The following coding sequences are from one uncultured Tateyamaria sp. window:
- a CDS encoding GNAT family N-acetyltransferase: MPDLDDYAHEDRTMNIQNTPTIRQADASDAESLAKLINLAGEGIPNWLWTRACVEGQTPLEIGVERAKRTSGGFSYTNALVADPFGYPIGMVLSYAITEAPAENPDDLPAPIAPFVALEKLSLNTWFINALAVFEEGQNQGLGSQLMAAAEDQAWANGFAKMSLQVYAQNASAVRLYQRLGYVHVASEPVRLHPSPPYYTGDVLLLMKTLNSNVA, encoded by the coding sequence ATGCCCGACCTAGATGACTACGCGCATGAGGACAGAACAATGAACATACAAAATACCCCAACTATTCGGCAAGCTGACGCCTCGGACGCCGAAAGTCTTGCCAAGCTGATCAACCTTGCCGGTGAAGGCATCCCGAATTGGCTTTGGACCCGTGCCTGCGTCGAGGGGCAGACGCCACTCGAAATTGGCGTTGAGCGCGCCAAACGGACATCGGGCGGCTTTTCCTATACGAATGCTTTGGTTGCAGACCCATTTGGATATCCGATCGGTATGGTTCTGAGCTACGCAATTACCGAAGCACCGGCCGAAAATCCGGATGATCTGCCAGCACCGATTGCCCCTTTTGTTGCGCTCGAAAAGCTGTCGTTGAACACGTGGTTCATCAACGCACTGGCTGTCTTCGAAGAAGGTCAAAATCAAGGCTTAGGGTCTCAACTCATGGCGGCGGCCGAAGATCAGGCGTGGGCCAATGGTTTCGCCAAAATGAGCCTTCAGGTCTATGCGCAGAACGCCAGCGCGGTACGTCTTTATCAAAGGCTTGGCTATGTCCATGTCGCAAGCGAACCCGTCCGACTGCACCCAAGCCCACCTTACTACACGGGCGATGTTCTCCTTCTGATGAAAACACTCAACAGCAACGTGGCTTGA